One Elaeis guineensis isolate ETL-2024a chromosome 10, EG11, whole genome shotgun sequence genomic window carries:
- the LOC105053220 gene encoding transcription factor TGA2.2, which produces MASLDMAASSVGAEVDMGKFSFPRGQIENWGDSGVVVTSSRSTDASTDADTDDRNKAPIGAGQQGAIVSLDSSYASKGKTGDQKGLRRLAQNREAARKSRLRKKAYVQQLEISRLKLIQLEQELQRAQQQGIFIAGGLFGDHSYSTGGNGAMAFDMEYARWLDEHQRLINDLRSALNARVVDNELQLHVDALMTHYDEFFRLKSIGAKSDVFHMLSGMWTTPAERCFMWLGGFRSSELLKILASHLEPLTDQQLMGICNLQQSSQQAEDALSQGMEALQQSLSDTLASASLGASGGTDDVACYMGQMAIAMGKLGTLESFLRQADLLRQQTLRQMHRILTIRQAAHALLAISDYFSRLRALSSLWLARPRGS; this is translated from the exons ATGGCAAGTTTGGACATGGCGGCGTCGTCTGTGGGGGCCGAGGTGGACATGGGCAAGTTCTCCTTCCCCAGGGGGCAAATCGAGAACTGGGGGGATTCCGGCGTTGTTGTCACCAGCTCGAGGAGTACCGACGCCTCCACGGATGCCGATACCGATGATAGGAATAAGGCGCCG ATTGGAGCAGGTCAGCAAGGGGCTATTGTGTCTCTGGATTCGTCTTATGCATCCAAGGGGAAAACAGGGGATCAGAAG GGACTCCGTAGGTTAGCTCAAAATCGTGAGGCTGCAAGGAAAAGTCGCTTGAGGAAAAAA GCATACGTTCAACAGCTAGAGATTAGCCGTTTGAAGCTGATACAACTTGAGCAGGAGCTTCAACGAGCACAACAGCAG GGAATCTTTATTGCGGGTGGATTATTTGGAGATCATAGTTATTCAACTGGAGGAAATG GGGCCATGGCATTTGATATGGAGTATGCCCGGTGGCTTGATGAACATCAACGCCTGATTAATGATCTGAGGTCAGCGTTGAATGCTCGTGTGGTTGACAATGAGCTGCAGCTTCATGTCGATGCTCTGATGACacattatgatgaattttttcgacTCAAAAGCATCGGTGCGAAGTCTGATGTGTTCCACATGCTTTCAGGCATGTGGACAACCCCTGCAGAGAGGTGTTTCATGTGGTTGGGAGGATTCCGCTCATCGGAACTTTTAAAG ATACTGGCAAGCCATCTCGAACCTTTAACAGATCAGCAGTTGATGGGTATATGTAACCTTCAACAGTCATCTCAACAGGCAGAGGATGCCTTGTCACAGGGAATGGAAGCTTTGCAGCAGTCTCTTTCAGACACTCTTGCTTCAGCTTCTCTTGGGGCATCTGGGGGCACCGACGATGTTGCTTGTTACATGGGCCAGATGGCAATTGCTATGGGCAAGCTAGGCACGCTGGAGAGTTTCCTTCGGCAG GCGGATCTTTTGCGGCAGCAGACATTGCGTCAGATGCATCGCATATTAACTATTCGTCAAGCAGCCCATGCACTGCTGGCCATCAGTGACTACTTCTCTCGCCTTCGGGCACTCAGCTCTTTATGGTTGGCTCGCCCCAGGGGTTCATAG
- the LOC105053218 gene encoding probable carboxylesterase 17: protein MGPAQRNYSHHGTAVVEEIEGLLKVHEDGHVERLPTMPDVPSTWAPEPNVASRDISFNNSTGLWARFHVPNRRGQLPLLVYFHGGGFCIGSAAWRCYHEFLARLSSQANCLIMSVSYRLAPENPLPAAYEDGLAAIKWVRQHATHCTDELSWWQTKCNFSQMFVGGDSAGGAIANNVAAQLGLAGVPAWLKGVILIQPFFGGETRTASEKNSRPSMRSSTLSLAASDCYWRLALPLGSNRDHPWCNPIAMLSSPKLEDLRLPPLLVCISEMDILRDRNLEFCKALERAGKSVEYDVYGGVGHAFQVLSKSPMSQVRTQEMVTNIKAFIYDRLDHI, encoded by the coding sequence ATGGGTCCTGCCCAGAGAAACTATTCACACCATGGAACCGCCGTCGTTGAAGAGATCGAAGGCCTCCTTAAGGTCCACGAAGATGGCCATGTCGAACGCCTACCGACGATGCCCGATGTGCCATCCACCTGGGCGCCTGAGCCAAACGTCGCGAGCCGAGACATCTCTTTCAACAACTCCACCGGCCTTTGGGCTCGTTTCCATGTGCCCAACCGCCGTGGCCAGCTGCCATTGCTTGTATATTTCCATGGTGGTGGGTTCTGCATCGGCTCCGCCGCATGGCGATGCTACCATGAGTTCTTGGCAAGGCTTTCTTCTCAGGCCAACTGCCTCATCATGTCGGTAAGCTATCGGCTTGCCCCCGAGAACCCCCTCCCTGCAGCCTATGAAGATGGCCTTGCTGCTATCAAGTGGGTGAGGCAGCATGCAACCCACTGCACCGACGAGCTTAGTTGGTGGCAAACCAAATGCAACTTCTCTCAGATGTTCGTCGGTGGCGACAGCGCCGGCGGAGCCATTGCCAATAATGTTGCAGCACAATTAGGGTTGGCTGGTGTGCCTGCATGGCTCAAGGGAGTGATTCTGATCCAACCCTTCTTCGGTGGAGAGACGCGGACCGCATCGGAGAAGAACTCGAGGCCGTCGATGAGATCGTCGACGCTTAGCTTGGCTGCATCAGATTGCTACTGGAGGCTAGCACTACCTTTGGGATCAAACAGGGATCATCCATGGTGCAATCCTATAGCCATGCTATCCTCCCCCAAGTTGGAGGACCTGAGGCTTCCTCCATTGCTGGTGTGCATTTCAGAAATGGATATATTGAGGGATAGAAACCTGGAGTTTTGTAAGGCCTTGGAGAGAGCAGGAAAGAGTGTGGAATATGATGTCTATGGTGGAGTAGGACATGCCTTCCAAGTTCTAAGCAAGTCTCCAATGTCACAGGTCCGGACCCAGGAGATGGTAACCAACATCAAGGCCTTTATTTACGATCGACTAGACCATATTTAG
- the LOC140852154 gene encoding uncharacterized protein: MNTDITASVKPENPEVDRNLPFTKTVANFNTLDYLRLFTITGVSVIVGYLSGIKPNIRGPSMVTGGLIGLTGGFMYAYQNSAGCLMGFFPNDAEVARYKN; the protein is encoded by the exons ATGAACACCGATATAACGGCGTCAGTGAAGCCGGAGAACCCGGAGGTGGACCGCAACCTTCCCTTCACCAagaccgtcgccaacttcaacactCTTGACTACCTTCGCCTCTTCACCATCACCGGTGTCTCCGTCATCGTCGGCTACCTCTCCG GGATCAAGCCCAACATCCGGGGGCCGTCGATGGTGACGGGCGGTTTAATTGGTCTTACAGGTGGCTTCATGTACGCGTACCAGAACTCTGCCGGGTGCCTTATGGGATTCTTCCCCAACGACGCGGAGGTAGCCCGCTACAAGAACTAG